Proteins encoded by one window of Cloacibacillus sp.:
- a CDS encoding NifU family protein: MVDKEVVKSALEPLEESFASDGSKIEISSIEGNTVNIKIVVFPGGCRECILPADYLEEMFKNNIEEEAEEEVQVHVEIEDHSKEH, encoded by the coding sequence GTGGTAGATAAGGAAGTAGTAAAGAGCGCATTAGAGCCGCTCGAAGAGAGTTTCGCATCAGACGGTTCCAAAATTGAGATTAGCTCAATTGAAGGCAACACAGTTAATATTAAAATTGTAGTTTTCCCCGGCGGCTGCCGCGAGTGCATCCTTCCTGCCGACTACCTTGAGGAAATGTTTAAGAACAATATAGAAGAAGAGGCAGAGGAAGAGGTTCAGGTACACGTGGAAATAGAAGACCACTCTAAAGAACATTAA